In bacterium, a single window of DNA contains:
- the hbpA gene encoding Heme-binding protein A, translating into MRSVPLHRSLVLLTALWLVGCGGNAPAPDGKSEGSTGKTPSPATSLPEMYTFPVGDIIPTLDPAMVTDSLSAGVINQLFDGLVKIDPDGQLVPALATSWTVDPAGLVYTFVLQPGVKFHNGRELTADDVEFSFNRVLNPQTQSPKTLFLDPIKGAADVMSGKAPSASGIVVRDPLTIEITLDRPNALFPWYLAQSTTVIVPREATENMAKAFSNNPVGTGPFRMAEGTYNPAEGVTLEAYPDYFQGAPKLKGIKYVVEKEAKKRFEGFKRGTYTHTDIPAEEIEGVLADPKLAAMMIEKPTLDMYNIAFNCDKEPLKGNPTLRQALNYAVDKEFIANTLLKQTRTISTSYLPNNFPGYTAPHGAYPYNPEKAAELLKQAGYPGGEGLPSMTLWCNNDETHSQIMQAVQGDFAKLGVKTELRTLDWGSFLEAMDQGQHHIGQATWLMDYPDPDNILYVLFHSKNKGPAGNQAFYGNPQVDKLVEEAQVIADQAQRMALYQQAEQIIYDDAPWILLLNRKCMILKQPYVQGLHLTRLDRAPQIPGVDLETVSFVQP; encoded by the coding sequence ATGAGGTCTGTCCCCCTGCATCGCTCCCTGGTACTGCTGACGGCACTCTGGTTAGTCGGCTGTGGTGGTAACGCGCCGGCCCCGGATGGCAAGTCTGAAGGCTCGACGGGCAAGACCCCGTCGCCGGCCACGTCGTTGCCGGAGATGTACACCTTCCCGGTCGGCGACATCATTCCGACGCTGGATCCAGCGATGGTGACCGACAGCCTCTCGGCGGGTGTGATCAATCAGCTCTTTGACGGGCTGGTCAAAATTGACCCCGACGGGCAGCTGGTCCCGGCGCTGGCGACCAGCTGGACCGTGGATCCTGCAGGCCTCGTTTATACCTTTGTCCTGCAGCCGGGCGTGAAGTTTCACAATGGCCGGGAACTGACCGCTGATGACGTGGAGTTCAGCTTCAACCGGGTGCTGAATCCGCAAACCCAGTCCCCCAAAACGCTCTTCCTGGACCCCATCAAGGGCGCGGCCGATGTCATGAGCGGCAAGGCCCCATCGGCGTCGGGGATCGTGGTGCGCGACCCGCTGACCATCGAAATCACGCTGGATCGCCCCAACGCCCTTTTCCCCTGGTACCTCGCCCAGAGCACCACCGTGATAGTTCCGAGGGAAGCGACCGAGAACATGGCGAAAGCGTTCTCGAATAATCCTGTTGGGACCGGGCCGTTCCGCATGGCTGAAGGGACCTACAACCCGGCCGAAGGGGTCACGCTGGAAGCCTATCCGGACTACTTCCAGGGCGCTCCGAAACTGAAGGGCATCAAGTATGTCGTGGAGAAGGAAGCGAAAAAGCGCTTCGAGGGCTTCAAGCGGGGAACCTACACACATACGGATATCCCGGCGGAAGAAATCGAGGGGGTCCTGGCGGATCCCAAGCTGGCGGCGATGATGATCGAGAAGCCGACCCTCGATATGTACAACATCGCCTTTAACTGCGACAAGGAACCACTGAAGGGCAACCCGACCCTGCGTCAGGCGCTTAACTACGCCGTTGACAAGGAGTTCATCGCGAACACCCTGCTCAAACAAACCCGGACGATCAGTACCAGTTATCTGCCTAACAACTTCCCCGGCTACACCGCGCCCCACGGAGCCTATCCCTATAACCCCGAGAAAGCGGCTGAACTGCTGAAGCAGGCTGGATATCCCGGCGGTGAGGGGCTCCCGAGCATGACGCTCTGGTGCAACAACGATGAGACCCACAGCCAGATCATGCAGGCGGTCCAGGGGGACTTCGCGAAGCTGGGTGTCAAGACTGAATTGCGGACCCTGGACTGGGGGAGCTTCCTGGAGGCCATGGATCAGGGACAGCATCACATCGGCCAGGCAACCTGGCTTATGGACTATCCCGACCCGGACAACATCCTCTATGTCCTGTTTCACAGCAAGAACAAAGGACCGGCGGGGAATCAGGCGTTCTACGGCAATCCCCAGGTCGATAAGCTCGTGGAAGAAGCCCAGGTGATCGCGGATCAGGCGCAGCGGATGGCGCTGTACCAGCAGGCCGAGCAGATCATCTACGACGACGCCCCCTGGATCCTGCTGCTCAACCGGAAGTGCATGATCCTCAAGCAGCCCTATGTGCAGGGGCTACATCTGACCCGCCTCGACCGGGCACCCCAGATCCCGGGCGTGGACCTGGAGACCGTTTCCTTTGTCCAGCCCTGA